The Leclercia adecarboxylata region GTTGCTTGAACGTGTGGAAATCGTGGGGTTTCGCGGCATCAACAGGCTGTCGCTGATGCTTGAGAACAACAACGTACTGATCGGGGAAAATGCCTGGGGTAAATCCAGTCTGTTGGATGCCCTGACGCTGCTGCTGTCACCGGAAACGGACCTGTATCATTTTGTCCGGGAAGATTTCTGGTTCCCGCCCGGGGATGTACTGGGGCGCGAACACCATCTGCATATCATCCTCACCTTTCGTGAAAGCGAGCCTGGTCGCCATCGCGTCCGCCGTTACCGTCCCCTGGCCGACTGCTGGGTGCCCTGTGATGACGGCTACCAGCGCATTTTTTATCGTCTGGAGGGCGAGCTGGCCGACGATGAGAGCGTCCTGACGCTGCGCGGTTTTCTCGATACCGACGGCCATGTCCTGCCGCTTGAGGACATCGACGAACGGGCACGCCATCTGGTACGCCTGATGCCGGTGCTGCGCCTGCGCGACGCCCGCTTTATGCGCCGCATTCGCAACGGTACGGTTCCGGATATGCCTGATGTGGAGGTCACCGCCCGGGAGCTGGACTATCTGGCCCGGGAGCTGGTGGCCCGCCCGCAAAACCTGACCGACGGCCAGATCCGCCAGGGACTGTCGGCGATGGTGCAGCTGCTGGAACACTACTTCTCCGAGCAGGGCACCTCGCCGGGACGTAACCGGCTGATGCGGCGACGCTCCCATGACGAGCAGCGCAGCTGGCGATATCTCGACATCATCAACCGGATGATTGACCGGCCCGGCGGCCGTTCGCACCGGATGATCCTGCTTGGGCTGTTCTCTACGTTGTTGCAGGCGAAAGGCACCGTCCGGTTGGATCGGGACGCCCGCCCGCTGCTGCTGGTGGAAGATCCCGAGACGCGCCTGCACCCCATTATGCTCTCGGTGGCGTGGCACCTGCTGAACCTGCTGCCGCTGCAGCGCATCGCCACCACCAACTCAGGGGAGCTGCTGTCGTTAACGCCGGTGGAACATGTCTGTCGCCTGGTGCGTGAGTCGTCGCGCGTCACGGCTTATCGCCTCGGACCGGGCGGCATGAACGCCGAAGACAGCCGTCGTATTGCCTTTCATATTCGCTTCAACCGGGCCTCCTCGCTGTTTGCCCGCTGCTGGCTGCTGGTGGAAGGGGAGACCGAAACCTGGGTCATTAACGAGCTGGCCCGTCAGTGCGGCCACCATTTCGATGCCGAGGGCATCAAGGTGATTGAGTTTGCCCAGTCGGGTTTAAAACCGCTGATTAAATTTGCCCGACGGATGGGCATTGAATGGCACGTGCTGGTGGACGGTGACGAGGCGGGCAAGAAGTATGCAGCGACCGTGCGCGGGCTCATCAATAACGACAGGGAGGAGGAGCGCGAACACCTGACGGCGCTGCCAGCCATGGACATGGAGCATTTCATGTACCGTCAGGGGTTTTCTGACGTCTTTCACCGGGTGGCGATGATCCCCGACGATATCCCGATGAACATGCGGCGGGTGATCATGAAGGCCATTCACCGTTCGTCGAAGCCCGATCTGGCAATAGAGGTGGCGATGGAGGCGGGACGACGCGGCGTCGAGGCGGTTCCCACGCTGCTGAGGAAAATGTTTTCCCGCGTGCTGTGGCTGGCGCGCGGGAGAGCGGATTAACGGCGGGTTGCCTGGTTGACTTGTTCAACCAGGCTGTCCAGCAGGGCAAAGCGGCGGCGATATTCGGCGCGTTTTTTGCTGGCGATCTCCTCCATCGGTTTGCGCGGCATGGCGAGTGGCAGCCTGAAGTTGCCCGCGCTGTCGCGCTCCCCGCCAAGGGAGAGCCAGAAGCTGTCGTAGTCGGCCAGCAGTTTGCCCTCTTTTTTCTTGCGATAGCGCCAGCTGCGATAAATATGGGTGCTGTTGCTCACGGCAATAATGTGATCCACGGCCAGGGCGCTGCCCAGCGTCATGGCGGCCTCCACCAGCAGGCGTTTCGGGAACAGACCGTGGCAGGCTTTGGTAGCGCTCTGGATCGCCTCGTGCGGCACGAAGGCTTTTGCCCCCTGCATTCCGCCGATAAACAGCGTGGAGGTGCCGTTAATCTGGCACAGGGTAAAGGTCATCTCCGCCAGCACCGTCTGCTGCGCGTCGCAAAACGCCAGCGTCGCTTCGCCCTCTTTATCGAGAAACGCATCGGCGCACAGGCGCACGGTAAAAAGCTGCTCGTCTTTGCCGATGAGGGTCAGTAACGTGATCCCCTCCCTGGAGAGATAACCGTTCATCAGCGCGGCCGGGAGCTGGCGCTGCAGGGTCTGATAGTGCCAGTTCAGCGCCTGCAGCGTCTGCTGGCGGTTCATCGCCACCGAAAGCCACGGACGATGCAGGCGGCAGGGCAGGCCAGGCTGAGCCTGTAACATCTGCATTAACTGCGGCTGCTTTGCCAGATTGGCGAGCAGACGCCCGGTGCTGAATGGCGTCATCAGCGATCGCAGCATAAACTTGCGGCGATAGGCCGGGTTGCGCCAGGCGAGGCCGGGGGTTAATGTCCCGGATGCCAGATGCTGAAACAGCTGCCAGGCGGATTTTGGCTGCGGCTGATGTGAATAAGATGACTCTGCGATGGATGACATGATAAATCCCGGTCTTGTTGCCAGGGCTTTATTTCAGCAGGGGAATTATCAACCTCTCCTCAACGATTTTCATCCATCCGGAACTGCAGGGGTTTCGTTGAGGAGCGGTTTAGTTAGAATCAACAGTTATGTAAGCCGGAATAGCTATTTGGAATATTTATGAACTTAAAGGGAAAGCGCAGGAAGCTGTTTCTGCTGCTGGTGCTGATTGTACTGGTGGGTGGATTCTGGCTGTGGCGGGTGCTTAACGCGCCGGTGCCGCAATATCAGACACTGATTGTCCGTCCGGGCGAGCTGCAGCAAAGCGTGCTGGCTACCGGCAAGCTGGACGCGCTGCGCAAGGTTGACGTGGGCGCCCAGGTCAGCGGCCAGCTGAAGACGCTGTCGGTGGAAATTGGCGACAAGGTGAAAAAAGGGCAACTGCTGGGGGTTATCGACCCGGAGCAGGCCGAAAACCAGATTAAAGAGGTGGAAGCGACGCTGATGGAGCTGCGCGCCCAGCGTAGCCAGGCGGAAGCGGAGCGCAAGCTGGCCCAGGTCACCCTCAATCGCCAGCGCCAGCTGGCCACGACCCAGGCCATCTCGCAGCAGGATCTGGATACGTCGACGACCGAGCTGGCGGTGAAGCAGGCGCAGATTGGCACCATCGATGCGCAGATCAAACGCAACCAGGCCTCGCTGGACAGCGCGAAGACCAACCTTGATTACACCCGTATCGTCGCGCCGATGGCCGGGGAAGTGACGCAAATCACCACCCTGCAGGGGCAGACGGTGATTGCCGCTCAGCAGGCGCCGAATATCCTGACCCTTGCGGATATGAGCACCATGCTGGTGAAGGCTCAGGTATCTGAAGCGGATGTGATCCACCTTAAGCCGGGGCAAAAGGCCTGGTTTACCGTGCTGGGCGATCCGCAAACCCGCTATGAAGGGGTGCTGAAAGATATTCTCCCGACCCCGGAGAAAGTCAACGACGCCATCTTCTATCACGCCCGCTTTGAAGTGCCTAACCCGCAGGGGGTGCTGCGCCTGGACATGACCGCCCAGGTGCATATCCAGCTGTCCGGCGTGAAAAACGTACTGACCATTCCGCTGGCGGCGTTAGGCGCGCCGGTGGGGGATAACCGCTATAACGTGAAGGTGCTGCGTAACGGCGAAACGCGGGAGCGTGAGGTGAGCCTCGGCTCGCGTAACGACACCGATGTGGTGGTGGTTAAAGGTCTGGAAGAGGGGGAAGAGGTGGTCATCAGCGAGAGCCAGCCGGGGGCGGCTAAATGACGGCCCTGCTGGAACTGAATGATATCCGCCGCAGCTACCCGTCCGGCGACGGGCCGGTAGAGGTGCTGAAGGGCATTACGCTGCGGGTGGAGGCCGGGGAGATGGTGGCGATTGTCGGGGCCTCGGGTTCCGGTAAATCGACGCTGATGAATATTCTCGGTTGCCTCGATAAACCCACCAGCGGCACCTACCGGGTGGCAGGCACCGATGTCTCAACTCTGGATAGCGACGCGCTGGCCAAACTGCGCCGGGAGCATTTCGGCTTTATCTTCCAGCGCTACCATCTGCTCTCGCACCTGAGCGCGGCGCAGAACGTCGAAGTGCCGGCGGTCTATGCGGGCGTAGAGCGTAAGAAACGTCTGGAGCGGGCCCAGGCGCTGCTCACCCGTCTCGGGCTGGGGGAGCGGGTGGATTATCAGCCTTCGCAGCTCTCCGGCGGCCAGCAGCAGCGGGTCAGTATCGCCCGGGCGCTGATGAATGGCGGGCAGGTGATCCTCGCTGATGAACCCACCGGGGCGCTGGACAGCCACTCCGGGGAGGAGGTTATGGCGATCCTGCATCAGCTGCGGGATCAGGGGCATACGGTGATCATCGTGACTCACGACCCGCAGGTGGCCTCCCAGGCTGGGCGCATCGTCGAGATCCGCGATGGCGAACTGGTCAGCAATCCACCCCCCAGCCTCAACGCCACCCGGCGTCAGGAGGTGGCGCTCCCGCCGCCGTCCGGCTGGCGGCAGTTTGCCAGCAGTTTTCGCGAAGCCTTGACGATGGCCTGGTTGGCGATGGCTGCAAACAAAATGCGCACCCTGCTGACCATGCTCGGGATCATCATCGGTATCGCCTCGGTGGTATCCATTGTGGTGGTAGGCGATGCCGCCAAACAGCTGGTGCTCTCGGATATCCGCTCCATCGGCACCAACACCATTGACGTCTATCCCGGCAAAGACTTCGGTGATGATGAGCCACAGTACCAGCAGGCGCTGAAATATGACGATCTCGCGGCGATCCAGAAGCAGCCGTGGGTTAACTCTGCCACCCCGGCGGTATCGCAGAACCTGCGTCTGCGCTACGGCAACATCGACGTGGCCGCCAGCGCCAACGGCGTCAGCGGGGATTACTTTAACGTCTACGGCATGACCTTCAGCGAAGGGGGCACCTTCAATGGAGAGCAGCTCGCAGGGCGGGCCCAGGTGGTCGTGCTGGATGCCA contains the following coding sequences:
- a CDS encoding ATP-dependent endonuclease — protein: MLLERVEIVGFRGINRLSLMLENNNVLIGENAWGKSSLLDALTLLLSPETDLYHFVREDFWFPPGDVLGREHHLHIILTFRESEPGRHRVRRYRPLADCWVPCDDGYQRIFYRLEGELADDESVLTLRGFLDTDGHVLPLEDIDERARHLVRLMPVLRLRDARFMRRIRNGTVPDMPDVEVTARELDYLARELVARPQNLTDGQIRQGLSAMVQLLEHYFSEQGTSPGRNRLMRRRSHDEQRSWRYLDIINRMIDRPGGRSHRMILLGLFSTLLQAKGTVRLDRDARPLLLVEDPETRLHPIMLSVAWHLLNLLPLQRIATTNSGELLSLTPVEHVCRLVRESSRVTAYRLGPGGMNAEDSRRIAFHIRFNRASSLFARCWLLVEGETETWVINELARQCGHHFDAEGIKVIEFAQSGLKPLIKFARRMGIEWHVLVDGDEAGKKYAATVRGLINNDREEEREHLTALPAMDMEHFMYRQGFSDVFHRVAMIPDDIPMNMRRVIMKAIHRSSKPDLAIEVAMEAGRRGVEAVPTLLRKMFSRVLWLARGRAD
- a CDS encoding VirK/YbjX family protein — encoded protein: MSSIAESSYSHQPQPKSAWQLFQHLASGTLTPGLAWRNPAYRRKFMLRSLMTPFSTGRLLANLAKQPQLMQMLQAQPGLPCRLHRPWLSVAMNRQQTLQALNWHYQTLQRQLPAALMNGYLSREGITLLTLIGKDEQLFTVRLCADAFLDKEGEATLAFCDAQQTVLAEMTFTLCQINGTSTLFIGGMQGAKAFVPHEAIQSATKACHGLFPKRLLVEAAMTLGSALAVDHIIAVSNSTHIYRSWRYRKKKEGKLLADYDSFWLSLGGERDSAGNFRLPLAMPRKPMEEIASKKRAEYRRRFALLDSLVEQVNQATRR
- the macA gene encoding macrolide transporter subunit MacA, which encodes MNLKGKRRKLFLLLVLIVLVGGFWLWRVLNAPVPQYQTLIVRPGELQQSVLATGKLDALRKVDVGAQVSGQLKTLSVEIGDKVKKGQLLGVIDPEQAENQIKEVEATLMELRAQRSQAEAERKLAQVTLNRQRQLATTQAISQQDLDTSTTELAVKQAQIGTIDAQIKRNQASLDSAKTNLDYTRIVAPMAGEVTQITTLQGQTVIAAQQAPNILTLADMSTMLVKAQVSEADVIHLKPGQKAWFTVLGDPQTRYEGVLKDILPTPEKVNDAIFYHARFEVPNPQGVLRLDMTAQVHIQLSGVKNVLTIPLAALGAPVGDNRYNVKVLRNGETREREVSLGSRNDTDVVVVKGLEEGEEVVISESQPGAAK
- the macB gene encoding macrolide ABC transporter ATP-binding protein/permease MacB — its product is MTALLELNDIRRSYPSGDGPVEVLKGITLRVEAGEMVAIVGASGSGKSTLMNILGCLDKPTSGTYRVAGTDVSTLDSDALAKLRREHFGFIFQRYHLLSHLSAAQNVEVPAVYAGVERKKRLERAQALLTRLGLGERVDYQPSQLSGGQQQRVSIARALMNGGQVILADEPTGALDSHSGEEVMAILHQLRDQGHTVIIVTHDPQVASQAGRIVEIRDGELVSNPPPSLNATRRQEVALPPPSGWRQFASSFREALTMAWLAMAANKMRTLLTMLGIIIGIASVVSIVVVGDAAKQLVLSDIRSIGTNTIDVYPGKDFGDDEPQYQQALKYDDLAAIQKQPWVNSATPAVSQNLRLRYGNIDVAASANGVSGDYFNVYGMTFSEGGTFNGEQLAGRAQVVVLDANSRRQLFPDKARVVGEIVLVGNMPATVIGVAEEKQSMFGSSKILRVWLPYTTISGRIMGQSWLNSITVRVKDGYDSAQAEQQLERLLSLRHGKKDFFTWNMDGLLKTAEKTTRTLQLFLTLVAIISLLVGGIGVMNIMLVSVTERTREIGIRMAVGARASDVLQQFLIEAVLVCLVGGALGIALSLLIAFTLQLFLPGWEIGFSPMALLTAFLCSTFTGVLFGWLPARNAARLDPVDALARE